A region of the Bacillus sp. NP247 genome:
GTCAGCTAGGGAAGCAACTACAAGAAGAGTTGAATTCTCAGGAATATGACATATATCCATTTGATAAAAAGTTATTAGATGTAACAAATATATCCGAAATTAAGCAAGTGGTACAAGAAATAAAGCCACATACAATTGTTCATTGTGCAGCGTATACGAAGGTAGATGGTGCTGAGAAAGAACAGGATCTTGCTTACTTAATAAATGCGATTGGAGCTCGAAATGTAGCGGTTGCTTCACAATTAGTAGGGGCTAAGTTAGTGTATGTCAGTACCGATTATGTATTTCCAGGTGACAAACCGGATGGCTATCATGAATTTCATAATCCAGCACCGATAAATATATATGGAGCTTCTAAATTTGCAGGAGAGCAGTTCGTAAAAGAGTTACATAATAAATATTTTATAGTCCGTACATCGTGGTTGTATGGTAAGTATGGAAATAATTTTGTGAAAACGATGCTACGATTAGGAAAAGAGAGAGAAAACATATCTGTTGTAGCGGATCAAGTTGGTTCTCCTACGTACGTGGCGGATTTAATTACTGTGATTAATAAGCTCATCCATACATCCTTATACGGTACGTATCACGTATCAAATCGGGGTTCATGTTCTTGGTTTGAATTTGCTCAAAAAATATTTTCGCATACAAAAATAAGAGTGAATGTGTTACCTGTGTCGACTGAGGAATTTGGATCGGCGGCAGCGAGACCGAAATATTCGATCTTTCAGCATAAAATGCTACAATTAAATGGTTTTTTACAAATGCCTACTTGGGAAGAAGGATTAGAAAGGTTTTTTATAGAAACAAAAAGTCATTAACAAATTTATGTTAGTGACTTTTTTGTTTGCCTTTAAGAGGTTTTATGGTACTATAATTATAGTATCAGGTACTAATAACAAGTATAAGTATTTCTGGGAGGATATATCATGGAACTATTACAAGGGAAAACATTTGTTGTTATGGGCGTTGCGAACCAAAGAAGTATTGCATGGGGAATTGCTCGCTCTTTGCATAATGCAGGTGCAAAATTAATATTCACATATGCAGGAGAGCGTTTAGAAAGAAACGTTCGTGAACTAGCGGAAACATTAGAAGGACAAGAATCACTTGTATTACCTTGTGATGTAACGAATGATGAGGAACTTACAGCTTGCTTTGAAACTATTAAGCAAGAAGTTGGTACAATTCACGGTGTTGCACACTGTATTGCTTTTGCAAATCGTGATGATTTAAAAGGCGAATTTGTAGATACTTCTCGCGATGGATTTTTACTTGCACAAAATATTAGTGCATTCTCTTTAACAGCTGTAGCAAGAGAAGCGAAGAAAGTAATGACAGAAGGCGGAAATATTTTAACTTTAACATACCTTGGCGGCGAGCGCGTTGTGAAAAACTATAACGTTATGGGTGTGGCGAAAGCTTCATTAGAAGCTAGCGTGAAATATTTAGCGAACGATTTAGGACAACATGGCATTCGCGTTAACGCTATTTCTGCAGGGCCGATTCGTACGTTATCTGCG
Encoded here:
- the rfbD gene encoding dTDP-4-dehydrorhamnose reductase; the protein is MKERIIITGANGQLGKQLQEELNSQEYDIYPFDKKLLDVTNISEIKQVVQEIKPHTIVHCAAYTKVDGAEKEQDLAYLINAIGARNVAVASQLVGAKLVYVSTDYVFPGDKPDGYHEFHNPAPINIYGASKFAGEQFVKELHNKYFIVRTSWLYGKYGNNFVKTMLRLGKERENISVVADQVGSPTYVADLITVINKLIHTSLYGTYHVSNRGSCSWFEFAQKIFSHTKIRVNVLPVSTEEFGSAAARPKYSIFQHKMLQLNGFLQMPTWEEGLERFFIETKSH
- the fabI gene encoding enoyl-ACP reductase FabI, producing the protein MELLQGKTFVVMGVANQRSIAWGIARSLHNAGAKLIFTYAGERLERNVRELAETLEGQESLVLPCDVTNDEELTACFETIKQEVGTIHGVAHCIAFANRDDLKGEFVDTSRDGFLLAQNISAFSLTAVAREAKKVMTEGGNILTLTYLGGERVVKNYNVMGVAKASLEASVKYLANDLGQHGIRVNAISAGPIRTLSAKGVGDFNSILKEIEERAPLRRATTPEEVGDTAVFLFSDLARGVTGENIHVDSGYHILG